From Pseudovibrio sp. Tun.PSC04-5.I4, a single genomic window includes:
- a CDS encoding MFS transporter — protein MGLPEVAAVEPSFKARNFPLVLVATAVLSMQMPILIAISALAGSYLAPHPMMVTVPLALQMFGNFLFATPISLFMGRYGRKSGILLGVLLSVVGALLCVYALISDRFIMLLAGHVLLGIASAAYTFMRFAAADSASPKWKPMAISLSLSMGLLSAILGPSLVGLVKDIGGVVPFVGSYLALAGVAVVGALPVLGLSLPPAPNAHRKGEGMLLSLRVLRRPAVWGATACAALSFGFMTMQMSPTPLSMEFCGFSVGQSSDVIRWHLVAMFGPSFVTGFIIRRLGTTPVMVLGLLMLAGAGVVGAMSVELWAFYVALILLGIGWNFGFIGASTRLVEVVSPQDAPLAQGANDAVVALVSAVCALSTGILFSTVGWAWLSLSAVPLLLGLALWLMVEGVRGRQEVFVTQ, from the coding sequence ATGGGATTACCGGAAGTGGCTGCTGTTGAGCCTTCGTTCAAAGCGCGGAATTTCCCGCTTGTTTTGGTGGCTACTGCAGTTTTATCGATGCAAATGCCCATTTTGATTGCGATCAGCGCATTGGCTGGGTCGTATCTGGCACCACACCCGATGATGGTCACGGTTCCTCTTGCGTTGCAGATGTTTGGAAACTTCCTGTTTGCGACGCCTATCTCTTTGTTTATGGGGCGGTATGGACGAAAGAGCGGAATCCTGCTGGGTGTGCTTCTGAGTGTTGTCGGGGCATTGCTGTGCGTTTATGCGCTTATCTCTGACCGGTTTATTATGCTGCTGGCTGGTCATGTTCTGTTGGGTATTGCATCCGCTGCCTATACCTTTATGCGATTTGCTGCTGCTGACAGTGCCAGCCCTAAGTGGAAGCCTATGGCGATCTCTCTCAGTCTGTCTATGGGATTGCTCTCTGCCATTCTTGGGCCCTCGCTGGTTGGGCTGGTGAAAGATATAGGCGGTGTGGTTCCTTTCGTGGGGAGCTATCTGGCATTGGCAGGCGTAGCTGTTGTTGGTGCGCTTCCTGTGCTTGGGTTGAGCCTGCCGCCTGCACCTAATGCACATCGCAAGGGTGAGGGGATGTTGTTGTCATTGCGTGTGTTACGGCGTCCAGCTGTTTGGGGGGCAACTGCTTGTGCCGCGCTTTCCTTTGGGTTCATGACCATGCAGATGTCGCCGACGCCGCTTTCCATGGAGTTTTGTGGGTTTTCCGTTGGACAATCCAGCGATGTGATCCGTTGGCATCTGGTGGCGATGTTTGGGCCGAGCTTTGTGACGGGTTTCATTATCCGCAGGCTTGGAACAACACCGGTTATGGTGCTTGGGTTGTTGATGCTGGCAGGTGCTGGTGTCGTCGGGGCGATGAGTGTTGAGCTCTGGGCGTTCTACGTGGCGCTTATCCTGCTGGGGATTGGTTGGAACTTCGGGTTCATCGGCGCATCCACTCGTTTGGTGGAAGTGGTTTCCCCGCAAGATGCTCCATTGGCACAGGGGGCGAATGATGCGGTGGTTGCTCTTGTTTCCGCTGTTTGTGCGCTCTCGACTGGTATCTTGTTCAGCACAGTTGGGTGGGCGTGGCTTTCACTTTCCGCAGTGCCGTTGCTGCTGGGATTGGCGTTGTGGCTGATGGTGGAGGGTGTTCGCGGACGGCAGGAGGTGTTTGTTACGCAATAA
- the gatC gene encoding Asp-tRNA(Asn)/Glu-tRNA(Gln) amidotransferase subunit GatC, whose translation MSVDLNTVKRVAGLARIKVSEEQAETMTGELNIILGFVEQLDEVNIDGVEPMTSVVEQSMKKRADGQTDGGYADKIVSNAPVTEDNFFTVPKVVE comes from the coding sequence ATGTCGGTAGATCTGAACACGGTGAAGCGTGTTGCTGGGCTTGCCCGCATCAAGGTTTCAGAAGAGCAAGCTGAAACCATGACCGGTGAGCTGAATATAATCCTTGGGTTTGTTGAGCAGCTTGACGAAGTGAATATTGATGGCGTTGAGCCAATGACATCCGTTGTTGAGCAGTCCATGAAGAAACGCGCTGATGGCCAGACTGATGGCGGTTACGCCGATAAGATTGTTTCCAATGCGCCAGTGACAGAAGACAACTTCTTCACCGTGCCTAAGGTTGTTGAATAA
- the gatA gene encoding Asp-tRNA(Asn)/Glu-tRNA(Gln) amidotransferase subunit GatA — MTDLTKLTIAEARDKLAARDFTASELTESYLGAIESGNEALNAFVAVTGDIARKQAKASDAKIAAGEARPLEGIPLGIKDLYATKGVHTQACSHILDGFKPEYESTVTQNLFDDGAVMLGKLNMDEFAMGSSNETSYYGNVVNPWRRNGTETALVPGGSSGGSASAVAAHLCAAATASDTGGSIRQPAALTGTVGIKPTYGRCSRWGMVAFASSLDQAGPIGRTVRDNAILLTSMASVDAKDTTSVDAPVPDYEAFVGKSIKGMKIGIPREYRMDGTPAVIEELWQQGIAWLKDAGAEIVEISLPHTKYALPAYYIVAPAEASSNLARYDGVRYGLRVPGDDIIDMYQNTRAEGFGDEVKRRVMIGTYVLSAGYYDAYYLKAQKVRTLIKQDFDNAWAAGIDAILTPTTPDAAFAPGEITDPVTMYLNDVFTVTANMAGVPGMSIPAGVNKDGLPLGLQLIGKPFDEGTLFQIGEVIEQAAGRFEPSTNWWSK, encoded by the coding sequence TTGACTGATCTTACCAAACTGACGATCGCTGAGGCGCGTGATAAACTTGCAGCCCGCGACTTTACAGCTTCTGAACTCACTGAGAGCTACCTCGGTGCTATTGAATCCGGCAATGAAGCGCTGAATGCTTTTGTTGCTGTGACTGGCGATATTGCCCGTAAGCAGGCGAAAGCCTCTGACGCGAAGATTGCTGCTGGCGAAGCACGTCCATTGGAAGGTATTCCGCTGGGCATTAAAGACCTTTACGCCACCAAGGGTGTGCACACACAGGCATGTTCTCACATTCTGGATGGTTTTAAGCCGGAATATGAATCCACCGTTACGCAGAATCTGTTTGACGATGGTGCTGTGATGCTCGGCAAGCTCAACATGGATGAGTTTGCGATGGGGTCTTCCAACGAGACTTCTTATTACGGCAATGTTGTAAACCCATGGCGCCGTAATGGCACTGAGACCGCTCTGGTCCCGGGTGGCTCTTCCGGTGGGTCTGCGTCTGCTGTTGCTGCGCATTTGTGTGCGGCTGCAACCGCCTCTGATACCGGTGGTTCCATTCGTCAGCCTGCTGCGTTGACTGGTACTGTGGGCATTAAGCCTACATATGGCCGTTGTTCGCGCTGGGGCATGGTTGCATTTGCATCCTCCCTTGATCAGGCTGGCCCGATTGGCCGCACAGTGCGTGATAATGCGATCCTGCTGACATCGATGGCCTCTGTTGATGCCAAAGACACCACATCCGTTGATGCGCCTGTGCCGGATTATGAAGCCTTCGTTGGCAAGTCCATCAAGGGCATGAAGATCGGTATCCCGCGCGAATACCGTATGGATGGCACCCCGGCTGTGATTGAAGAGCTGTGGCAGCAGGGTATTGCATGGCTGAAAGATGCTGGCGCTGAGATCGTCGAGATTTCTCTGCCGCATACCAAGTACGCTCTACCAGCCTACTACATTGTGGCTCCTGCTGAAGCGTCTTCCAACCTTGCGCGTTATGATGGCGTTCGTTACGGCCTGCGTGTGCCGGGTGATGACATCATTGATATGTACCAGAACACCCGCGCTGAAGGCTTTGGTGATGAAGTGAAGCGCCGCGTGATGATCGGCACCTACGTTCTTTCCGCTGGTTATTACGATGCGTACTACCTGAAAGCGCAGAAAGTTCGGACCCTCATCAAGCAGGACTTCGACAATGCGTGGGCTGCTGGTATTGATGCTATCCTGACCCCAACCACGCCAGATGCAGCGTTTGCGCCGGGTGAAATCACTGATCCAGTGACCATGTACCTGAACGACGTATTCACCGTGACTGCAAACATGGCTGGCGTACCGGGCATGTCCATTCCAGCAGGCGTCAACAAAGACGGCCTTCCTCTCGGCCTGCAGCTGATTGGCAAGCCGTTTGACGAAGGCACGCTGTTCCAGATTGGCGAAGTGATCGAACAAGCCGCTGGCCGCTTTGAGCCTTCCACCAACTGGTGGTCTAAGTAA
- a CDS encoding reverse transcriptase domain-containing protein encodes MHYVNEWQPYRTGSRSKPDKKSRNIRYAARRDAYIYAHYRKILIIKYEERLKQLGISDCPIAYRRIMKTGNAGKCNIDFAKEAFDRIDEIGDCVAIALDIRKFFENLNHAQIKEIWSDLLDVDYLPRDHFAVFKNLTQYRYVDQNEVYTRLGYIEKSIINGTARYKRAEKFKDYKDIPKQLCSPTDFRSKIAGQGAGFTSLISKNTLKVGIPQGTPISDLVANFYLLSFDKAMYSFAKEKNGYYYRYSDDILLILPGARDEAEEARIFALNAITEHGQSLEIKDAKTCIVKYERNRTGLSYEHLGGPQGKNGFEYLGFRFDGTNIYLRDATISRLFRKASATCRREAIRIIKNNPTIDKVALVEKFNISHVCKRYLKVESRELQLDDVKSWSFWTYVKRANQILGRKSDVIPKQINGFKTFLKDRVEAAVYKKK; translated from the coding sequence ATGCATTATGTAAACGAATGGCAGCCTTATCGCACGGGGTCACGATCAAAGCCGGACAAAAAAAGTCGTAATATCCGTTATGCAGCCCGCCGCGACGCTTACATATATGCTCACTATCGTAAGATCCTCATTATTAAATACGAAGAGCGTTTAAAGCAGCTCGGCATTTCCGATTGCCCTATCGCTTACCGGCGGATTATGAAAACCGGAAACGCAGGGAAATGCAATATCGATTTTGCGAAAGAGGCATTTGATCGAATAGATGAGATTGGCGATTGCGTCGCTATTGCATTGGATATTAGAAAATTCTTTGAGAATCTAAATCACGCACAAATTAAAGAAATTTGGAGTGACTTACTTGATGTGGATTACCTACCACGCGATCACTTTGCAGTTTTCAAAAACCTAACGCAGTACAGGTATGTAGATCAAAATGAAGTCTACACACGATTAGGGTACATTGAAAAATCGATTATTAACGGCACAGCTCGATACAAAAGAGCTGAAAAATTCAAAGATTATAAAGACATTCCTAAACAGCTTTGTTCACCAACTGATTTTCGCTCAAAAATAGCAGGGCAAGGAGCAGGATTTACCTCACTGATTTCGAAAAATACACTTAAAGTTGGCATTCCCCAAGGCACGCCTATATCAGATCTTGTTGCGAATTTTTATCTATTGAGCTTTGACAAGGCAATGTATTCATTCGCAAAGGAAAAAAACGGATACTACTACCGTTATTCTGACGACATTCTCCTAATCTTGCCTGGCGCTAGAGATGAAGCTGAAGAAGCGCGCATCTTCGCACTTAACGCCATCACTGAACATGGACAGTCATTAGAAATCAAAGACGCGAAAACTTGCATAGTAAAGTACGAGAGAAATCGGACAGGCCTATCGTATGAGCACCTAGGTGGGCCACAAGGAAAAAACGGATTTGAATATCTCGGCTTCAGGTTTGATGGCACAAACATTTACTTAAGAGACGCAACAATATCTCGCCTGTTCCGAAAAGCTTCTGCAACATGCCGCCGTGAAGCCATACGAATTATCAAAAATAATCCAACTATAGACAAAGTGGCCCTAGTCGAAAAATTTAACATTTCTCATGTTTGCAAGCGATACTTAAAAGTTGAGAGCCGCGAACTCCAGCTGGATGATGTGAAGTCATGGTCATTTTGGACATATGTAAAGCGGGCAAATCAAATTCTAGGCCGCAAGTCTGATGTGATACCAAAACAAATAAATGGTTTCAAAACCTTTCTTAAGGACAGGGTCGAAGCTGCGGTTTACAAAAAAAAATAG
- a CDS encoding MarR family winged helix-turn-helix transcriptional regulator — protein MSGEQELAGVLYESIQITRPLLRHITNAVEAASLKVGVSVGERAVLEVLYNSEDALTAPQMTELLDLKRQFVARVLATSKAKSFVEEKLNPTHKRAHYHQLTEAGRAAIAEICGAELRVLKSLLQRLSADEVIAHLKVQKALLQCFSSFPD, from the coding sequence GTGAGTGGTGAGCAGGAGCTTGCTGGTGTTCTTTATGAGAGCATTCAGATTACGCGGCCTTTGTTGAGGCATATTACCAATGCGGTGGAGGCTGCCTCGTTGAAGGTGGGGGTGAGTGTTGGTGAGCGCGCAGTTTTGGAAGTGCTTTACAACAGTGAAGATGCTTTGACCGCTCCGCAGATGACGGAGCTGCTGGACCTCAAGCGCCAGTTTGTGGCGCGGGTGCTTGCCACCAGCAAAGCCAAAAGCTTTGTAGAAGAGAAGCTCAACCCAACTCATAAACGGGCGCACTACCACCAGCTCACGGAAGCAGGGCGGGCGGCGATTGCTGAGATATGCGGAGCTGAGTTGCGGGTGTTGAAGTCACTGTTGCAACGCCTGAGTGCAGATGAGGTGATTGCTCATCTTAAAGTGCAGAAAGCTCTGCTGCAATGTTTCTCAAGTTTTCCTGACTAA
- a CDS encoding isochorismatase family cysteine hydrolase: MAGRITVMNELAKDAKLKGQFIVAVKQVYEGAYTNFLIGLLGEGLCTKGSSGLELDKRLAFAPAITVIKHVGDTFTNSEFLQFLETHGIGTLRIAGLDGCYCVKSTVLSALGRGYGVELVEDGVLSISQESWKTCRTELEEKGAHLVQAPQLEGTL; this comes from the coding sequence ATGGCTGGCCGGATTACGGTGATGAATGAGCTGGCGAAAGATGCAAAGCTTAAAGGCCAGTTCATTGTGGCTGTGAAGCAGGTTTATGAGGGAGCTTACACCAACTTTCTGATTGGGTTACTGGGAGAGGGGCTTTGCACCAAGGGTTCATCGGGGCTTGAGTTGGACAAGCGGTTGGCGTTTGCACCGGCTATCACCGTGATAAAGCATGTGGGGGACACATTTACCAATTCTGAGTTTCTTCAGTTTTTGGAGACGCATGGTATCGGGACACTTCGTATTGCCGGGTTAGATGGGTGCTACTGTGTAAAGAGCACAGTGCTGAGTGCGCTTGGGCGTGGTTATGGAGTGGAGCTGGTGGAAGATGGCGTGCTTTCCATCAGTCAGGAGAGTTGGAAAACGTGCCGGACTGAATTGGAAGAAAAAGGTGCCCATCTTGTACAGGCACCCCAGTTGGAAGGCACCTTGTGA